DNA from Hwangdonia lutea:
CACTTTGTAAATCTGCGCCCCATTCGTTGATTATGTATTTGAATTTCTTTTTCTTGTTGGGTTTGCTGTTGCGTAAAATATCAATGGCTTCGGTATAGCTTACGCGTTTAAAATTATTTTCGGTAACAAACTTTAATTTTTCAATTAAAGTCATATCGCTACGTTGCGCTTGGGGTTTTGTTTTTTCTTCGTCTTGTAAGCGCTTGTCTAAAAATTCTAAATCTTCACGATTGTTTTCTAAAACATAAGTGATTACAGATTTCATAAAATCTTCGGCCAAATCCATATTGCCCGCTAAATCCATAAAAGCCACTTCGGGTTCAATCATCCAAAACTCAGCTAAATGGCGTGAGGTATTCGAATTTTCTGCACGAAACGTTGGGCCAAAGGTATATACTTTGCTTAAAGACATGGCATAGGCCTCAGCTTCAAGCTGCCCCGAAACGGTAAGGTTGGTTTCCTTTCCAAAGAAATCTTTTGAAAAATCTACTTCGCCTTCTTCATTTAACGGCGGATTTTTAGCATCTAAATTACTTACCCTAAACATTTCGCCAGCACCTTCGGCATCACTTCCTGTGATGATTGGCGCGTGCATATAATAAAATCCGTTCTCGTTAAAATATTTATGAATGGCAAAAGATAATGCAGAACGCAGACGCATCACCGCACTAAATGTGTTGGTTCGTGTGCGTAAATGGGCGTTCTCCCTTAAAAACTCAAAGGAGTGTTTTTTAGGTTGAATAGGAAAAGTTTCGGCATCCGAATCGCCTAAAATTTCGATAGAACTTACAATAATTTCTACCTTTTGCCCTTTGCCTTGGCTCTCCACCAATTCGCCTTTTATATGAAGAGCTGCACCCGTATTAATACGTTTTAAAATAGCATCGTCTGTATTTTCAAAGTCCACCACACATTGTATATTATTTAAAGTAGAACCATCATTTAAGGCGATAAAACGATTTGCTCTAAAGGTTCTTACCCACCCCTTAACTTCTACTTCTGGCAGGGTGATTTCCTGCGATAATAATTGTGATACGGTATGTAATTGCATGTGTATTTAATTTTTAAAGTGCAAATATAAAGAAAGCCTTTGGGCTTTTAGTCTTCAAATAATCAAAAAACAAACGCTAAATTAAGAAATACCCTTTTTTGGATTTTAGTATTTGTTTTTCAGATTTTCCTCTGTGTCGTCTTCCTCTGGAATAATATTTATCGAAGGTTCTTTCAACACTTCTTTATTGGCAATACTGCGCTCTAAAGACAGTAACAAAGATGGTAATAACAATAGGTTTGAAAGCATAGCGAAAAGCAAAGTGGCCGAAACCAAAGCGCCTAAAGCCACCGTGCCACCAAAACTGGAAATGGTGAAAACCGAGAACCCGAAAAACAAAACAATGGAGGTATAAAACATGCTCACACCCGTTTCTCGCAACGCGGCGTAAACCGATTTTTTGATTTTCCAATGGTTGGCCTGTAACTCTTGCCTGTATTTTGCTAAAAAGTGAATGGTATCATCAACCGAAATACCAAAAGCAATACTAAACACCAAAATAGTCGAGGGTTTTATAGGTACGCCCAAATAGCCCATTAAACCTGCGGTTACCAATAATGGCAGTAAGTTTGGGATGAGTGATACAATAATCATTCTAAAAGATCTAAACATATATGCCATAAACAAGGAAATAAGAAATATGGCCAGCGATAGCGAAATGGCTAAGTTTTTTACCAAGTATTTGGTGCCTTTTTGAAACACCAATGCTTTACCTGTCATGCTTACGTTGTAGCGCTCTTTGGGGAAAACCTTGTCTATTTCGGTTTGCAGATTTTCTTCGATGCGCTCCATTTTATCGGTGCCAATATCTTTCATAAAAGTGGTGATACGTGCGTATTGGCCCGTGCTATCTACAAAGTTTTTAAGCAAATCGACATTGGATGTCGAGTTTTTGGCATACGATAAAATAAAACTGTTTTCCTGCGATGTTGGTAATTGATAATGTTTGGGGTTGCCGTTATAATAGGCCTGTTTGGAATATTTAACCAAACCAACTACCGAAATGGGTTTTGAGAGTTCGGGTGTTTCAATAATCAAATCTTCCAACTCATTCATGCGTTTTAAGGTACTGAGTTTCATAACACCTTTTTTGCGTTTGGTGTCAATCATAATTTCCAAAGGCATGATGCCGCTAAACTCATTTTCAAAAAAACGGATATCGTTTACAAATTCAGATTCTTGCGGCATATCGTCAATTAAACTCCCCGAGATTTTTATTTGATAAATACCAATAATACTGGCAATGAGCAATACCAATGACGTGGCGTAAATAGCAATGCGTTTTTGCTTAACCATGTGCTCCATCCAATTCACAAATCCACCAATCCATCGCTTGTTTAAGTGTTCTAAATGACGCTCTTTTGGGTAGGGTAAAAAGGTGTAAATAATAGGAATGATAAGTAGGCATAAAATAAAAATGGCCAAAATACTTAGCGATGCCACAATACCAAATTCCTTTAAAAGCTTGCTTTCGGTTAAAATAAAGGTCGCAAAACCAGAGGCTGTGGTCACATTGGTCATTAAGGTTGCATTCCCGATTTTGGTAATTACCCGTTGCAACGATTTTACTTTATTACCGTGTAGTTTAACCTCGTGCTGGTATTTGTTAATTAAAAAGATACAGTTGGGAATACCAATAACAATGATTAATGGCGGGATTAAAGCGGTTAAAACGGTAATCTCGTAGTTTAGTATACCCAGAAAACCTAAGGTCCACATCACGCCAATACAAACCACAATAAGCGAAATAAAAGTGGCTCGAAACGACCTGAAAAAGAAAAAGAAAATGAGCGAGGTAACCAATAATGCAGCGACTATAAATTTGCCTATTTCGTCAATAATCAATTGAGCGTTAAGGGTTCTTATGTAAGGCATCCCTGATACCCGAACATCTAAATGATTAGCTTCTTCAAAGGCTTCAATAGCGGGATTCAAAACATCGATAACAAAGTCTTTTCTAGCCGATGTGTTAACAATATCCTTTTTTAAATAAATGGCTGTTCTAATCGTTTTAGTTTCCTTATTAAACAGAAAATTATCGTAGAACGGATACTTTTTGAAAAGCTCTTCTTGTAGCGTTTCAATTTGTTTTGTTGAAGAAACCGAATCTTTTATAAAAGGTTCGAGCTGAAATTTTTCGTTTTCATTATCTTTAATAAGCTTTTGTAAATCCTTAATGGAAATAACAGTTTCAACATCGTCAAATTGCTTAAATGATTCTGAAAGTTTGTTCCAAGCATTTAATTTTTCAACCGTAAAAAGTGAGGAATCTTTAACGCCAAGAACGATTAAATTGCCTTCTTCACCAAAGATTTTTAAAAAATCGTTATAAACCACATTTACCTCGTGGTCGTCTGGTAACAGGTTGGCTTCGGTGTGTGTAAAGCGCATGTTCTTCCACTGAAAACTAAAAAATATGGTAGCTCCAATTATGGCAACAAGAATAGCGATTTTGTTACGCAAAATAAGTCTTGCCGTTACATCCCAGAAGTTTTTTGTGAAAAGTTTAAACATGCCCTTTTTTAAAGATGCGCAAAGGTAGAAAAAACAATGTACAACTAACTTTAATTCGTTTATAATGTTACGTTAAAGGTGAATTTTAGGGCAACATTGTCTTCTGTTTTTGGTAAATGATAGGCACCGTAGCGGTAAGAAAAACTAAGACCAAAGCCAAAGAGTAATTTATTAAGCTCGAAACCAGATTCCGTGTAGCCCTTTTTTAAAGAATTAAAAGTTACATTTTGATGCCTTTCGGGATTTTCAATGTCGCCAATGGCGTATCGGGTTATAAGGACCAATTGCGGTTGGAAACGTTTAGAAATTTTAAACGGTGCGATATAATGTTTGAGTTGAAGCGTGGTGAATTTATCTGAAAAAAACTCATTAAAAAACATGGTTTCAAAGCTATTTAAACCCGCCACAGAAAACCGTTGCATTATGGTTTCCTTTCTAATATTATTGGGGTAAGCGTGATATAAATGGGTTAAAGGCGCATTTTTAGAGGTAATTCCAGAGACCAAAGTAATTTCAGAAAGAGCATCGTTTTTATGTGGTATTTTATGAATGGTTCTAAAATCCAACTTTGAAAAATTAATGTTGCTATTAAATAAATTTTTAAAGCTATTTGTAAACTGTAGCGTAAATTTTGGGTAGGCTTCCTTGGTTTCAACGAGCCTGTTTTTAATGTGTTCAAAATGGCTAAAAGGATTCCATTGTAATGCTAAAGTTAGGGTGCTTAAATGAAACTGGCTAAGCGAATTGTTGTTAAAAACGTATTGGTAATTGTACGTTGGGTTTATGTTGCTTACGGCAAACTGTGTTTCGGTTAATAGCTTTGATGCTAATTGATGCTCGATGGAAATCGCTTTTGTAATGTGCTTGTGGAACAAATCGATATTTAACAAACGCGGTTCGAAAAATTGAAAAAATCGGGTGTCTGTTAAAAATTTTGTGCTTCCGGTTTCTTGTAAATCGTTGGTGTACGACGCGTTTAACCAAGTGTTTGTTTTTTCGGCTAACCTAAAACCAGCGCCAATACTGTATTTAAAACGATGATCTTTAAAGCCGTAAACGGTATAGCCGTTAATTCTGAATGTTTCTGAAAGCGCCTCGTTGGTTATGCCACCAATACCCGTTCTAAGGCCTTCGTATTGATTAAATTTTATTAAATACCGTAAGTCGAAATTAAAATACTTGGTGGGTAAAAACCCGTTTCCGAGTTGCTTAACAAAAGCTTTTTTTTTAATAGAATCTTGTTTGGGCTCTATTTCAGCAGTTGAAAATGACTGTGAGTACGCCAACATTGTAAAAATAAAAAACAGGAAAGTTGTACAATGTTTTAGCATGTGCGCGATAAAAGTTAGGGTTGATTAAAAAAGCATCCCGATAGTTCTCGGGATGCTTTTTTAATTACACGGTCATGATTTCCTTTTCTTTATTTTCAAAGATATCATCTATCCTTTTAACGTAAGTGTCGGTCAATTTTTGTATGTCTAATTCAGCATTTTTTTGAAGGTCTTCTGAAATATCATCATTCTTTTTAATATCGTTCATGGCCTCCTTACGTGCCGTTCTAATGCTGATTTTTGCATCTTCAGATTCAGCTTTTGCTTGTTTTGCTAAGGCTATACGGCGTTCTTCGGTTAAAGGCGGTACATTTATAATAATGGTTTCTCCGTTATTCATAGGATTAAAACCAAGGTTGGCATAGGCAATGCCACGTTCAATTTCCTGCAACATACTTTTTTCCCATGGCTGAACCGTTATTGTTCTTCCGTCGGGTGTGTTTACGTTGGCAACTTGACTTAAAGGTGTTTGCGAACCGTAGTAATCTACCATAACGCTGCCCAACATAGCTGGACTTGCTTTTCCGGCTCTAATGTTTACCAATTGCTTTTCTAAATGCTTTATGGCATTGTCCATAGATTCTTTAGCTGTGTCGAATATAAATTGTACGTCTTCGTTCATGTTTTAAAATTTTATATCAATAATTTCAAATATTGCGCCAAACCAACAGGTTTTAATTTTATTAATTAAATGTTTACCTCTGTTCCAATTTTTTCACCGGAAACAACTTTCATTAAATTGCCTCTTGTATTCATATCGAAAACTATTATGGGCAGCTTGTTTTCCTGACTTAGTGTAAAGGCTGTGGTGTCCATTACTTTCAACCCTTTTCTTAATACATCGTCAAATGTGATGTGCTCAAATTTTATCGCCGAATGGTCCTTTTCGGGGTCTGTATTATAAATACCATCAACCCGTGTACCTTTTAATATCACATCGGCTTCAACTTCAATAGCTCTTAAAACAGCAGCAGAATCGGTAGTAAAATACGGGTTTCCGGTGCCACCACCAAATATAACAACGCGTCCTTTTTTAAGATGACTCATGGCTTTTCTGCGTATAAAAGGTTCGGCAACTTCATTAATTTTAATTGCAGTTTGTAAACGGGTTTTCACCCCAGCATCTTCTAAAGCATTTTGCAGTGCCAAACCGTTTATTACGGTGGCCAACATGCCCATGTGGTCGCCTTGAACTCTGTCCATGCCATTCATGGCGCCAGCTACACCTCTAAAAATATTGCCTCCACCAATTACAATGGCCACTTCAATGCCTTTTTCTGTAACGGCTTTAATATCTTGTGCATATTCTGCTAATCGGTCGGGATCAATACCATATTGGCGGTCGCCCATTAAGGCTTCGCCGGATAATTTAAGTAGGATGCGTTTGTATTTCACGTTTTAATTTTGATTTATGAGATTTCCGCTTAAGCGTAAACTAGAGTTTAGCAAAGCTACATAATTTTTTTATTTTTTGAATTTATAAATAAGTCCTTTTTAAGGATAAAAAAACCACTATCCTTTTTAAGAATAGTGGTTTATGTTTTTAGTTTCCTGTTTTTACAGAAATTGGAATTATCCTACCGTAGCACGTTTGAAACCGGTTACTTCAACGTCACCATAAGATTTAACGTATTCTGCAACGGTTTTCTTTTCGTCTTTAATGAACTTTTGATCTAACAGACATTGCTCTTGATCTAAAGTGGTATTATCAGAAATAAAACGCTCCATTTTTCCAGGTAAAATTCTGTCCCAAATCTGTTCTGGCTTACCTTCAGCTTTAAGCTCTGCTTTTGCAGCCTCTTCGGCTTCAGCAAGAACTTCTGGCGTTAATTGTGCCATAGAGATGTATTTTGGTACATTTTTTAAGGTTTTACCTAAACGACCTAATTCGATATTGTCTTTTTCAATGACTGCGATACGTGCTTCAGTCTCAGATGCGATGTAAGCAGGGTCGAAATCTTTATAAGATAATGTGGTAGCTCCCATAGAGGCAACTTGCATGGCTAGGTCTTTTACTAAAGTTTCAGCGTTGTCAACCTTAGCAGATAAGCCCACTAAAGCAGCAATCTTGTTAATGTGTACGTAGGTACCAACGTAAGCGGCGTCTAGTTTTTCGAATGCATTGATTTCTAGTTTTTCACCAATAACACCAGTTTGCTCAACTAATTTTTCGGCAACTGTCATGCCTCCAAAATCTGCTGCTAAAAAAGATTCTTTAGAATCGTGATTTAAAGCGATATCAGCCAATTGATTAGCTAATGCCAAAAAGTTTTCGTTTTTTCCAACAAAATCCGTTTCACATCCTAAAACAATAGCAACACCAGAAGTGTTCTCATCATTTACTTTTGATACGGCAGCACCTTCGCTAGATTCGCGGTCGGCTCTTTTGGCTGCAACTTTTTGTCCTTTTTTACGTAAAACTTCAATGGCTTTGTCAAAATCTCCTTCGGCTTCAACCAATGCTTTTTTGCAGTCCATCATGCCTGCACCAGTAGCTTGTCTTAATTTATTAACCTCTTGGGCGGTTACTTTTACTGTAGTACTCATAGTAATTATAATTTAAAAAAGTCGTTCAAAATATTTTCAATAAAGAAAAGAATCAAACGACTTTAGACTATTTTATTAGTGTTATTTATTCTTCTTCTTCAGCAACAGCTTTTTTAGCTGGAGCAGCCTTAGCTTTTGGAGCTGCTTTCTCCGCTTCAGCTTTGGGAGCGGTTTCTTCAACTGCTACTTTGGCTTTGGCTTTTGGAGCTTCTTCTTTAGCAGATGCCGTTGCATCTTTTTCGGCTTTACGTTCAGCTAAACCTCCTGCAATTGCAGAGGCTACGTGAGTTAAAATCTTGTCTATGGATTTAGAAGCATCATCATTTGCTGGGATAACATAATCAACCTGACGTGGATCAGAGTTGGTATCTACCATTGCAAAAATAGGAATGTTTAATTTCTGTGCTTCTTTAATAGCGATGTGCTCACGCTTAATATCTACAACGAACAAAGCTCCCGGTAAACGCGTCATATCGCTAATTGAACCTAAGTTTTTTTCTAACTTGGCTCTTAAACGATCCACTTGTAAACGTTCTTTTTTAGATAGTGTTAAAAACGTACCATCTTTCTTCATTCTATCAATAGAGGCCATTTTCTTAACGGCTTTTCTAATAGTAACAAAGTTGGTTAACATACCACCTGGCCACCTTTCAGTAATGTAAGGCATGTTAATTTCGCTGGCTTTTTCAGCTACAATATCTTTTGCTTGTTTTTTTGTTGCAACGAATAAAATTTTACGACCGGACGCTGCAATTTTAGCTAGTGCATTTCCAGCTTCATCAATTTTTGCCGCTGTTTTATAAAGATTGATAATATGGATGCCGTTGCGCTCCATATATACGTAAGGCGCCATGTTTGGATCCCACTTACGTGTTAGGTGACCAAAGTGTACACCTGCTTCAAGTAATTCTTTTACTTCTACTGCCATTTTGTAATAGTTTACGTTCTGTTGAATTAGCAATGTTCCATTTAGCGTTTCGCTGTTGGCTTCATTTAGATGCTAAACTAAATCCTGTTTTTTACAACTAGGACAACAATAACTGTTTTAATTTTTTGTTTTGTGTTGAAAGTTATATTGAAATACACTTCGACTGCGCTCAGTGTGACATATCGATATAATTTCCAAAATTGAATATTAACGTTTCGAGAATTGGAATTTTTTACGCGCTTTCTTCTGTCCGAATTTTTTACGCTCTACCATTCTTGGGTCTCTTGTTAATAATCCTTCTGGTTTTAATGTTAATCTGTTCTCTGCATCAACTTCGCACATAGCGCGAGAAATTGCTAAACGAACAGCTTCTGCTTGACCTGTAATACCTCCTCCAAATACATTTACTGTAATATCAAAGTTGGCGTCATTGTTAGTCAAAACTAATGGTTGTTTTACTTTGTACTGTAAAGTAGCGGTAGTAAAATAATTAGCTAAGTCTTTTTTATTAATTGTAATGTTACCTTTTCCTGGGGCAACATAGGCGCGCGCAACAGCCGTTTTTCTACGGCCAATTTTGTGAATTACATCCATTATTTGAATTCGTTTAAGTTAATTGTTTTTGGTTTTTGCGCTGCATGTGCATGCTCTGAACCAACAACAACGGTTAGATTACGGAATAAATCTGCACCTAATTTATTTTTAGGCAGCATTCCTTTTACTGATTTTTCTACTACTCTTGCAGGGTCTTTCCCGTACAATTCGGTAGCAGTTAAACTTTTTTGACCTCCTGGGTAACCTGTGTGACGAATGTACGTTTTGTCGTTCCATTTGTTTCCAGATAACGTGATTTTTTCAGCATTGATAATAATTACATTATCTCCGCAATCTACATGAGGTGTGAAGTTTGGCTTGTGTTTGCCTCTTAAAAGTTTTGCAA
Protein-coding regions in this window:
- the asnS gene encoding asparagine--tRNA ligase; the encoded protein is MQLHTVSQLLSQEITLPEVEVKGWVRTFRANRFIALNDGSTLNNIQCVVDFENTDDAILKRINTGAALHIKGELVESQGKGQKVEIIVSSIEILGDSDAETFPIQPKKHSFEFLRENAHLRTRTNTFSAVMRLRSALSFAIHKYFNENGFYYMHAPIITGSDAEGAGEMFRVSNLDAKNPPLNEEGEVDFSKDFFGKETNLTVSGQLEAEAYAMSLSKVYTFGPTFRAENSNTSRHLAEFWMIEPEVAFMDLAGNMDLAEDFMKSVITYVLENNREDLEFLDKRLQDEEKTKPQAQRSDMTLIEKLKFVTENNFKRVSYTEAIDILRNSKPNKKKKFKYIINEWGADLQSEHERFLVEKHFKCPVILFDYPANIKAFYMRLNEDGKTVRAMDILFPGIGEIVGGSQREERLEVLKEKMKALDIDEKELWWYLDLRKYGTAVHSGFGLGFERLVMFATGMGNIRDVIPFPRTPQNADF
- a CDS encoding efflux RND transporter permease subunit, producing MFKLFTKNFWDVTARLILRNKIAILVAIIGATIFFSFQWKNMRFTHTEANLLPDDHEVNVVYNDFLKIFGEEGNLIVLGVKDSSLFTVEKLNAWNKLSESFKQFDDVETVISIKDLQKLIKDNENEKFQLEPFIKDSVSSTKQIETLQEELFKKYPFYDNFLFNKETKTIRTAIYLKKDIVNTSARKDFVIDVLNPAIEAFEEANHLDVRVSGMPYIRTLNAQLIIDEIGKFIVAALLVTSLIFFFFFRSFRATFISLIVVCIGVMWTLGFLGILNYEITVLTALIPPLIIVIGIPNCIFLINKYQHEVKLHGNKVKSLQRVITKIGNATLMTNVTTASGFATFILTESKLLKEFGIVASLSILAIFILCLLIIPIIYTFLPYPKERHLEHLNKRWIGGFVNWMEHMVKQKRIAIYATSLVLLIASIIGIYQIKISGSLIDDMPQESEFVNDIRFFENEFSGIMPLEIMIDTKRKKGVMKLSTLKRMNELEDLIIETPELSKPISVVGLVKYSKQAYYNGNPKHYQLPTSQENSFILSYAKNSTSNVDLLKNFVDSTGQYARITTFMKDIGTDKMERIEENLQTEIDKVFPKERYNVSMTGKALVFQKGTKYLVKNLAISLSLAIFLISLFMAYMFRSFRMIIVSLIPNLLPLLVTAGLMGYLGVPIKPSTILVFSIAFGISVDDTIHFLAKYRQELQANHWKIKKSVYAALRETGVSMFYTSIVLFFGFSVFTISSFGGTVALGALVSATLLFAMLSNLLLLPSLLLSLERSIANKEVLKEPSINIIPEEDDTEENLKNKY
- a CDS encoding DUF5686 family protein, yielding MLAYSQSFSTAEIEPKQDSIKKKAFVKQLGNGFLPTKYFNFDLRYLIKFNQYEGLRTGIGGITNEALSETFRINGYTVYGFKDHRFKYSIGAGFRLAEKTNTWLNASYTNDLQETGSTKFLTDTRFFQFFEPRLLNIDLFHKHITKAISIEHQLASKLLTETQFAVSNINPTYNYQYVFNNNSLSQFHLSTLTLALQWNPFSHFEHIKNRLVETKEAYPKFTLQFTNSFKNLFNSNINFSKLDFRTIHKIPHKNDALSEITLVSGITSKNAPLTHLYHAYPNNIRKETIMQRFSVAGLNSFETMFFNEFFSDKFTTLQLKHYIAPFKISKRFQPQLVLITRYAIGDIENPERHQNVTFNSLKKGYTESGFELNKLLFGFGLSFSYRYGAYHLPKTEDNVALKFTFNVTL
- the frr gene encoding ribosome recycling factor; translated protein: MNEDVQFIFDTAKESMDNAIKHLEKQLVNIRAGKASPAMLGSVMVDYYGSQTPLSQVANVNTPDGRTITVQPWEKSMLQEIERGIAYANLGFNPMNNGETIIINVPPLTEERRIALAKQAKAESEDAKISIRTARKEAMNDIKKNDDISEDLQKNAELDIQKLTDTYVKRIDDIFENKEKEIMTV
- the pyrH gene encoding UMP kinase, with the protein product MKYKRILLKLSGEALMGDRQYGIDPDRLAEYAQDIKAVTEKGIEVAIVIGGGNIFRGVAGAMNGMDRVQGDHMGMLATVINGLALQNALEDAGVKTRLQTAIKINEVAEPFIRRKAMSHLKKGRVVIFGGGTGNPYFTTDSAAVLRAIEVEADVILKGTRVDGIYNTDPEKDHSAIKFEHITFDDVLRKGLKVMDTTAFTLSQENKLPIIVFDMNTRGNLMKVVSGEKIGTEVNI
- the tsf gene encoding translation elongation factor Ts encodes the protein MSTTVKVTAQEVNKLRQATGAGMMDCKKALVEAEGDFDKAIEVLRKKGQKVAAKRADRESSEGAAVSKVNDENTSGVAIVLGCETDFVGKNENFLALANQLADIALNHDSKESFLAADFGGMTVAEKLVEQTGVIGEKLEINAFEKLDAAYVGTYVHINKIAALVGLSAKVDNAETLVKDLAMQVASMGATTLSYKDFDPAYIASETEARIAVIEKDNIELGRLGKTLKNVPKYISMAQLTPEVLAEAEEAAKAELKAEGKPEQIWDRILPGKMERFISDNTTLDQEQCLLDQKFIKDEKKTVAEYVKSYGDVEVTGFKRATVG
- the rpsB gene encoding 30S ribosomal protein S2, translating into MAVEVKELLEAGVHFGHLTRKWDPNMAPYVYMERNGIHIINLYKTAAKIDEAGNALAKIAASGRKILFVATKKQAKDIVAEKASEINMPYITERWPGGMLTNFVTIRKAVKKMASIDRMKKDGTFLTLSKKERLQVDRLRAKLEKNLGSISDMTRLPGALFVVDIKREHIAIKEAQKLNIPIFAMVDTNSDPRQVDYVIPANDDASKSIDKILTHVASAIAGGLAERKAEKDATASAKEEAPKAKAKVAVEETAPKAEAEKAAPKAKAAPAKKAVAEEEE
- the rpsI gene encoding 30S ribosomal protein S9 yields the protein MDVIHKIGRRKTAVARAYVAPGKGNITINKKDLANYFTTATLQYKVKQPLVLTNNDANFDITVNVFGGGITGQAEAVRLAISRAMCEVDAENRLTLKPEGLLTRDPRMVERKKFGQKKARKKFQFSKR
- the rplM gene encoding 50S ribosomal protein L13, translated to MDTLSYKTISANKATVNKEWVLVDAEGQALGRLSSKVAKLLRGKHKPNFTPHVDCGDNVIIINAEKITLSGNKWNDKTYIRHTGYPGGQKSLTATELYGKDPARVVEKSVKGMLPKNKLGADLFRNLTVVVGSEHAHAAQKPKTINLNEFK